The window GCCAGCCAACCGCTTTAAATTTTCAACCTCCTCCCCGTCCCCGGCGATTATCAATCCGAACCTATCAGAATCAAGCTGATGGGTTGCTCGAATAATCAAATCCACATTTTTTCGTTTAATCAACCGCCCAACAAATAAAAATACAATTTTATCTGTAAACCCAAATCTTTGACGAAATTCTTTTGCTCGATCAGTTTTCGCAACACTTGCATCAAAGAAAAGCTGGTTATCGACTACCAGCCTGGATTGAAATAATTGAGATGGTCTCGCCCCATATTTTTCCCAAAATTGGCGGTTCGCCATTCCAATTTCAATTAGGGCGGATGCTTTCTTGGTCACAAAGCGCAACCAAAAGTTTTTTATCGGTCGTCGTAAACCTTTAGGTTTGTCAAAAAAATAATTAGCATCGCCAATCAGCGCAAAGTCAACCCCTGTCAATGTAGCCCAACACAATAAGAAAACTTGTGGCATTAAGGTATAGCCATAACAGATGAAATAATTGGGCTTCTCTTTAAGTATAAAACACAACAATGCGATTACGGCTGACAATGAACTCCCTACGTACTTCCTCCAACCTTCCTTCACTTGATCCAAAACGATTACCTTATATGCGGTCTTATCTCTGGAAACATCACCCTGCCATCCAACACTAGAATTCCAGTTCGCACTGTAACAAACCGTTAACTCCCAGTTCGGGACTGAGCCAAGTTTTTCAAAGACCGGCAAAAAATAAGGCGCTGGTACATTATTTAATACAAGCACTTTCATAGTTTGCGTTGAAAACGATGAAAATCATTATTACCCATTGCACCATTACTTCCGATAAACACTGCTTATATTTCAGCCCACACTTTAGGACGTTCGCCACCTAAGCCCGGGCGTACAAGCGTTGAAACCAATTTTCCCCGTATGCTATTAGTATTGCTATTACAACAAGCACGAAAAACCGCTCTTGATTTAAGACCTCCGCAGCAAGACTCAAAACCTCACCGCTTTTGCTGACTTCCGGGATAGTGTATTATTAAACTTACGCCATGCCAGATTGTTTAATCCTTCATTCTGGTTTTCACCACTTGCTGCATACGTACCGTAAAGTTCATGTTAGTCGTGCTTTCCATTGCTGGTTTTGATCCGTCTGGCGGGGCCGGCATATTAGCCGACATCAAAACCTTTGCTGCATTTGATTGCTTTGGCGTAGCTGCAATCACTTCACTGACATCACAAAACACCATGGGAGTTTATGCTGTTAACCACCAATCTGCCGACATCTTGCGAATGCAAATTAATCCCATCCTGAATGACTTCAACATTGCCGCGGTCAAGATTGGAATGCTTCCTTCGCAAGAAACGGTCGAAATCGGCGCCGAAACCATTGAATGTTATAAATTGACAAACGTGGTAATTGACCCGGTAATTCGTTCCAGCAGTGGTTACGAACTGATTGATAAAACCGCAATGAAGCTTTTCATTAACCGGCTTCTGCCATTAGCCGATGTTGTCACTCCAAATTTGATCGAAGCTGAACAAATGACCAACCTGGAAGTCAAAGATCTGAACGGTATGAGGCTTGCGGCCAAAGCCATTTATGAAATGGCGCATTTAGGCTCCTCTAAATATAAACAACCGGCTCCGCGCAGGACCGTGCTTATCAAAGGAGGACATTTGCCCGGCGATGACGCTACTGACATTTTATTCGATGGAAGCGAATTTCACTCATTCCGAACATCAAAGATCGCGACTCGAAATACACACGGAACCGGTTGCACATTGTCATCAGCTATTGCGGCATTATTGGCTCGCGGTTTCAATATCCCACAAGCGGTCGCTGGGGCAAAGCGCTATTTGGAAGCAGCCTTGCGATCAGCTCCCGATATCGGTCGCGGCGCAGGGCCGGTTAACCACACAGTGCGTAACTTTGAAATTTAAAACAAGTTTGGTCATTACCTAATCTTTATGAACAAGCTTCAAGACAAAGATAGCATTACTCAAACTGAAACCGAACTCCTGGTTCGTCAATCGAATGAAAGCGTCGTTCGGTTTGATCCTCAACGAATTGCCAATGCCCTGATTCTTGAAACGGGCTTGTCCCCTCAACTCGCAGAACGTATCAGCCAGGAAATCAAAGATCAGGTTGAACGATCGGGGATTCGTGCACTTACCGCACCGTTAATTCGCGGTCTGGTAGACGGACGCCTGTTGGAATATGGCCTGATTGCGGAATACCGCAAGCATTCCCGTCTTGGAGTGCCATTATTTGACGTTGATCGAATGATTCAGACGGGTGTCAGTGACTCGACACGACTGCATGGTCCTGAAGGCACAAGCTTGGCATTGGCTGAAGCAATTAAGCGCGAATATGCGATTCTGACCGTTTTCTCTGACGCGGTCGCGAATGCCCATCTTTCTGGCGATTTATTTCTGGAAAATTTGGGCGAAATTGACCGTCCGACTGCACTGATTGGCTCGATTGATTTCATCAAAAAACTGGGCGTCCGCTTGCCTGGAGGGTTGGCCGGATCACGCCCCGCTAAACGCGCTGAGGTGCTGTCTTCTCACCTGGTAACCTACACTGCCGCTTTGCAGGGGTATTTTAGTGACGCCCTCACCTGGGATTCGATCAATTACGCATTCGCGCCGATGCTTACGGGATTAAGCAAGCGAGAAATTAAACAATTGGCGCAAAGTCTGTTGTTTGAACTTTCAACACCGGTTGTTGCACGTGGAGGTCAGCCGGTTCATTGTGATTTGCATTTGGATTGGGATGCTCCCGCGTATTTGCGCGATTTGCCCATCATTGGAGCCGGCGGCGAAAAGTTTACAACCAGCTACGGCTCAATGAGTGAAACAGCGCGCGAATTTTTGAAGGCTGTCTTTGAAGTTTACCTTGAAGGTGATGGCCAAGGGTTGCCCTTTATCGGTTCGCGTCCGATATTGCATCTAACTCATTCTTTTTTTGAAAATTCTGCCAACCAAAACTTTTTGGAATTGGTTTGTCGAGCAGCATCAGAGCGCGGTGGCCTAGTTTTGGCTTTTGACCGCCCAAACGTAGATGATGCAGCCTCGGTTTTTTCGTCTCGATTCGGCGTCAGCCACGAAAAATGGCAACGCTCCAGCGCCAGTTTTTCTGAAAGCTGGCAATGGCGCGCAGCAGTTTTCTCTTCGGTTTCCATCAATCTACCGCGCATAGCTTATCAAGCTGAAAATAGTGCGCCAAAAGTTTTTGAACTGTTGACAGGTCTGCTTGAACTTGCGGCACAGGCTTCGTTGGAGAAACGCGTTTTTTTGGAAAAATTGCTTGCGCGCGGGGAATCCGGCGCTCTAGGCATGTTGGCGATGCGGCCAGATAAAGAACCCTTTCTTCCCCTGAGTTGGACTTCCCATGCGATTTGCCCCGTTGGTTTGGCGGAGTTGGCTCAGTTGATGACTGGCGAATCAATTGAAACTTCGAATTCTGCGCAGGAGTTTGCTGCAAGCGTGGTAATTCATCTTGATGCGGAAGCTGCCAGACTGTCGGCCAAACACAAGGTGCAGTTTCTGATCGCCGAATCCCACGATTTGACAGCACCGCATAGACTGGCGATGTTGGATGCCGGAAAGTTTGGAGTGCAAGCCGTCAGACAATCCTTGAAAACAGCACTTTCTGCCGTAAGCGAAAATTCGGACACGATGTTTTATACGAATTCGACCAAGCTTCCGGCTGCTTCAAACGTGAGTCCGATCAACCAACTGACAATCGAAGGCGCGTTACAAAATGGATTGATTTGGAATTCGGCCAGCGACATCGCGCTCGGGCAAACGTTGCCGCAGCCCGGTGAACTCGCCGATTTCGTTCGGCAGGCATTTAATCAAACCCAAGTTTCGGCATTCACCTTTTCTACCGAATTCACCATTTGCACCGTCTGCCGAACAGTCTCGCGCGGATTGCATAGCGAGTGTCCACAATGTGGATCAACTCGTATCGAAGGACTGGCCCAGGCGACAAATCGCTACAGCTTCACTTCGAAATGGCCACGCTGGAAGTTGACAGAGTTAAAATTACGTCACCACGAATAGGACAAACGCGAGTTGCGTTTGTGGCGTGCCTGACGCAATTTTGCTCAACGGGTTTGGTGTGGTACTTTCTCAGCCTCAATTCCAATTCCATTCACCACGCACTGAAATGCCGAAACGAACCGATTTACGCAAAATTATGATCATCGGCTCTGGCCCGATTGTCATCGGTCAAGCCTGTGAATTCGACTATTCCGGTACGCAAGCCTGCCGCGCTTTGAAGCAGGAAGGCTATGAAATCGTCCTGGTCAATTCCAATCCGGCGACGATCATGACCGACCCGGAATTGGCCGACCGTACTTACGTCGAACCTCTCACCATCGAAGCCGCAACCGCCATCATCGAGCGCGAACGCCCGGATGCACTGTTGCCAACTGTTGGCGGACAAACAGCACTAAACCTGACCGTCAAACTGGCTGAAAGCGGCGTGCTGAAACAGTATGGGGTTGAACTGATTGGTGCAAAACTGGAGGCAATCAAAGTTGGCGAAGACCGTTTGCTATTCAAAAAGGCAATGGACGAAATCGGGTTGCAGATGCCGAAAGCGCGGTTTTGTCATTCGATGGCGGAGGCGCAGGCGGCAACCGAAGAGATCAATTTTCCAACCATCATCCGTCCCAGCTTTACGCTCGGCGGCACGGGCGGAGGCATTGCCTACAATTACGAAGAGTTTGAAGAGATCGCCGAGCGCGGTCTGACGGCGAGTCCGATCAGTGAAATTCTGGTCGAAGAATCCATCATCGGCTGGAAAGAATACGAACTTGAAGTGATGCGCGATCTGGCAGACAACGTCGTCATCATTTGTTCAATTGAAAACTTCGATGCGATGGGCGTTCACACGGGCGATTCGATCACCGTGGCTCCGGCGCAAACGCTGACCGACCGTGAATACCAGATGATGCGCGATGCTTCGATCAAGATCATTCGCAAAGTCGGCGTTGAAACCGGTGGATCGAACATCCAATTCGCGCTGAATCCGCGCGATGGCAGTTTGCGCGTGATCGAAATGAATCCGCGCGTTTCGCGGTCGTCGGCGCTGGCGTCAAAAGCTACCGGCTTCCC is drawn from Acidobacteriota bacterium and contains these coding sequences:
- the thiD gene encoding bifunctional hydroxymethylpyrimidine kinase/phosphomethylpyrimidine kinase; the encoded protein is MLVVLSIAGFDPSGGAGILADIKTFAAFDCFGVAAITSLTSQNTMGVYAVNHQSADILRMQINPILNDFNIAAVKIGMLPSQETVEIGAETIECYKLTNVVIDPVIRSSSGYELIDKTAMKLFINRLLPLADVVTPNLIEAEQMTNLEVKDLNGMRLAAKAIYEMAHLGSSKYKQPAPRRTVLIKGGHLPGDDATDILFDGSEFHSFRTSKIATRNTHGTGCTLSSAIAALLARGFNIPQAVAGAKRYLEAALRSAPDIGRGAGPVNHTVRNFEI
- a CDS encoding glycosyltransferase family 4 protein, with translation MKVLVLNNVPAPYFLPVFEKLGSVPNWELTVCYSANWNSSVGWQGDVSRDKTAYKVIVLDQVKEGWRKYVGSSLSAVIALLCFILKEKPNYFICYGYTLMPQVFLLCWATLTGVDFALIGDANYFFDKPKGLRRPIKNFWLRFVTKKASALIEIGMANRQFWEKYGARPSQLFQSRLVVDNQLFFDASVAKTDRAKEFRQRFGFTDKIVFLFVGRLIKRKNVDLIIRATHQLDSDRFGLIIAGDGEEVENLKRLAGNRRNIVFTGNVSQDELPVFYKMADVLVLPADQEPWGLVINEAMACGLAIIAFQYCGAAVDLVEEGTGIKLQEFSVAEVAKAMELLINNPLLLRAMQINSRAKIQAWSIENAAEGIVQAVTSTWKRK